From the Triticum urartu cultivar G1812 chromosome 4, Tu2.1, whole genome shotgun sequence genome, the window TCAGCAACAACTAATATGAATCAAAGGGAGGAATAGTTTTGACGTGCAGATGCGCCATCCATAACCCAACCTGGTGAGTGCCACGTGTGCCGTCACGCTAACGAGAAGGGGGCCGATTTTGTCCATCATCAGGCGCCAGCTACTGGACGCTGTCGGATGAACATGCCCGACTAAGCAGGCTCCATCCAACGAGTCCACTGAACCATTCACCACCGAATCTGGATGCATCCCCGTCCAGGTGCGTCGTTCGGTCGGCCAGATTCATCCGATCGGCCGTCTGGGCTATATATTACAGCGACAGCTCCCCCGCCAGCCTCGACACCGTGACTGACTCGGCCGTACGGTATCGATTCCCGCCGGAAAAGGAATCAGCGGCGAGCGCCATCGACGGAAGCAAATCATTAGGTATCTAGCTAGCTCCtttaagagagagaaaaaaaagagtTATAGCTACTTCTAGGCGGAGGTCGACATGGTTCAGGCCGGATTGGCTCAGCCGGCGCCGAGCACGGgggcgccggcgatggcggcagcggcagcggcggtgCACGTCGCGCTCAAGATCCCCTCCGGCGGCGGGCCGTATGCACGGGCCAAGCACTACCAGGTAAACCCAAGCACTAGCTATGTACTACTCCTATTCATTTTCTGGACGATGAGGGATGTGAATGGTGGCCTCCGGGCCGGAAGGATCGAATCTATCTCACCTCGAAAACACTTTGTTAATTGGCTGTAATGGGATTGAAGTGCTACTTATAGTTAGACTATTCAGTTAGAAGTTGCAACATAGTACAACCTCTACTTcctaaatataagacgttttggTAGTTCAATTTAAATTGCTACCTGTAAAAAAAAGTTCAATTTAAATTGCCAAAACGTTTTATATTTATAAACGGAGGTAGAAGTAGTACGGAGTAGTTGGTTAGATTTCATTCAATATACCCCGTCTTAGTACATGCTGGTGGTGGGCTGGTGGCCACACTGCTTTGTTTAGAGTAGTTCAGAATCGTCACGCAAGACGGTTTCTGCACCCAGAGTAGCTCTTCCAGCATCTACATCACAAGGTGGAGTGGCAAAGCATTTCAAGGAAATGAGAAAACAACAAATTTCTCTTTTTAGTTTTTGTACGAAAAGGCAAAGGCCATATATTAAGTAGTAGAATATATCATTACAAAAGCACCCTTATAAATAAAAAAAATACTTCTTCATCCTGTATCCACCGATAGCATGCTGTGAGCAAAGCTCATTGTCATCTCTGGCATCCGTCTCAACGGAACAAACTTGTTTAAACTCATGATCTTGTAGAAGTAGTGGCCATACAGTGGTCGATGTAGACCGAAAAACGCCAACGGCCATGATCTACAGAGCAAATCGTTGCATCGGAGAGGAAAACACTGGAGAGGGCCTATAGCCCCAGTTCCTGCCAGACACAAATCTCACTCACTCCCAAACAAGGCCGAGACTGGTCAACCTTTGCCGGTCAGAACTGGAGATGAAGGATCAAGATGCACGGCCATGTTATCCGATCCGCATTGTAGCATCACCGAGGCAAACCTATTGGTGAAAAAAAAACCAGACCTGAAGAACTAGATTCACACACCAGGGGCGGATCCAGAGATAAAATGATCCAGTGTGCTAGCATAGAATCACACATATTTTTCATCTAAAGATAAAGATGGGGGTGTCACATTCTATAAAATCATGAATCAATGATATGAAGAAGCACTCCCGGGCGAGACGACAAGACCTTATTCCATGCCGATGACGCCATAACATCTCACCACCCCTGACTGGAGACAAAACCTAACTTATTCCTAACCCTACTACCACCGGACCGAAGACCAAGGGTCACTGCCCCCTCACGTCGCCGGAATGACAGACGGGGGGAGAGGGTACCCGTGGTCTCACCGGGAAAGAGGGTAAATAGTCCGCCGCCTCTGGTGGAGGAGAAGAGAACGACCCGTACATATAGAAGATCGCCTGCCCGTTGATCCTTAAGAACAACATCATTTCTAAACGACCACATGGGCCAAACATAGAGCAATGGGCACAAGCATTGTCTTAAATCTGCGTTTATGATTAGTAGCCAGTCCTCGTATATACATGGGGCGGAGCAATGGATCCGACCAAAAGGAAGTGATGTTCCATTTGAAACAAAAGTACGGCAAAAGAGATGTCCTAACATTTAGCTAGTGATCACTTTTCGTCATTCTTCAAGCATGCAAGCGCCGATTTCATCAGATCATAAACTAAGTACAAGGTTCCATGTAACGAGAAATAATCACTCCCTTCGGTAGGATTTAGAAGGCGCAGTTTGTTTATCCAAAGTCAAAATTTTGAAGTTACACTTACAGTAACAAAATTCTGTGACTGGAGGGTTTAACAAATAAGTATGGACTTGTACATGAGCGGAAAATGATCTATAATTGACGACTATTTCGAATAAATTGGTTCATCAGCTAGTGGAGAAGGACCTGGACGCGTCGATCGCGTGGTTCTGGAAGGCGATCGAGACGGGGGACAAGGTGGACAGCGCGCTCAAGGACATGGCGGTGGTGATGAAGCAGCGCGGCTACCTGGACGACGCCGTGGACGCCATCCGGTCGCTGCGCCACCTCTGCCCGGGGAAGCAGTCGCAGGAGTCCCTGGACAACATCCTGCTCGACCTCTACAAGGCCAGCGGGCGCACCAAGGAGGAGATCGAGCTGCTCAAGCACAAGCTCCGCCGGATCTACCACGGCCAGGCATTCCCCGCCGGCAAGGCCACCAAGCGCGCCCGCTCCCACGGCCGCAAGATCCACGTCTCCGTCCAGCAGGAGACGTCCCGGGTGCTGGGCAACCTCGCCTGGGCCTACATGCAGCAGCGCAACTTCATGGCGGCCGAGGCCGTGTACCGCAAGGCGCAGATGGTGGAGCCCGACGCCAACAAGGCCTGCAACCTCGCGCTGTGCCTCATGGAGCAGGGCCGGCTGGGGGACGCCGAGGGGGTGCTCGCCGACGTGGTCGCCGGCGCGTTCCGcgacgggagggagagggagcaCGGCGGCGGGAAGGTCGTCAGGAAGGCGGAGGAGCTGCTGGAGCGGATCAGGGCGGAgacaggcggcggcggcgagaagGAGGCCGGGGAGGAGGACGGCGCCGAGGCCGACGAGatggcggagcttctggacatGGTGGCCAGGCAGTGGGCCGCGCCGTACCGGAAGAGCCACCGGAGGCTGCCCGTGTTCGAGGAGATCACACCCTTCGGCAGGGAGCAGATGGCTTGCTAGCTAGAAGCTCATGAGAACTCAATAGAAGCTGTGAGTGTGCAGTAGCTTGATCAGAATAGTGTGAAGCTCGTGAGAACTCAATAgaagttgtgtgtgtgtgtgtgcagtACTGCAGTAGCTTGATCAGAATAGTGTGAAGCGTACGTGTTAATCAATGTGACATACAGTATGTTCTATGTTGGTGCTCATGTATGTAGATGTGTTGCATGTGCAGTGTACAAGTTCTTTTTGGCGGTTTCATGTGTACAACAATTTCAGTGTATATGTACATATATATATACTACCAATATATTTTTGGTAAATGATTCTATTCACCCGACCCAATCATCCATGCTGGCATGTCATGCGGGTATAGTGCCTCAGACAACTTCCTTCTTTTGTACAACATTCTCTTTTCTTCTCTCCCGGATAATGTCTCTTTTCTCCAACCCCTCTCTCATGAGTTCCTCCTCTCCCATGGGATCCCCCTGCAGGCCAGTGGCTCATATCGCTAGTTCACGACCACCATGGACGGCGCTAGGTGACTCCCCCTCCTCTCATCATTTCTCAAATCGAAAGTCAAGTTGGAGCTTGGATCCAGATGTTTTCTCCAGCTCAATCAAGTGCGATGGAGGGGTGAGGGGGAATGAGTTTACTCACCAGATTTGGCAATAGCGATGTTCCGACAAGCCATATTTTCCACTGCAATCTCAAGGCGGTGAGACGAGGGACCCAAATGTTGACGGTGCAAGGTTAGTGATTTTGCACCTTTTTCGATGTTGCCCATATACATTTTGTTGCAAACATACGATCAACATGTTGTGATATTGCTACAAATGTTTGCTTTTCACGATACAACTGTTTTCACGTGCTACAAACATTGGTTTACATGATGCATTTGGCGACAATTCTTTTCAGGGATTTTGCTTCAGCCAATGGAGATTTGTTGCATACACATAAGAATGTGTTGCTTGGGTGTGTTTCAAATGACGTGACATTCTTTTACCCTGTTAGGGTATCTACAGCCATAATTGGCAAATTTGGTCTCTCAAACGTCCGCGGACGCATCCGGTCAGTGTCCGAATTTGTTTTGTTTCAGACCACCATTTGTGCGTGCATGCAACCATGTCACCAAATTATCCGGTTGGCATGTGATtggtggagagagagagagagagggaagaaaGAATATAGAAAGAGAAAATGTGATCCGGGGTGGGCCGCATCCTACGTGGAGAACTGTCCAGACACACCCGTACATCCCCATATCCTCCCCATATATGAATTGTTTATGGGGATTTGCGGAAAACCCAAATACGTGAGGACAACATGAGGGGAGGGTGATCGGGTGCcttttctctttctctctcttgTCTGTGCAGTGACCTGGCCCGGACGCTTGGGGAGGATATGAGCGGTTCGGTTGTAGATACTCTTATTCATATCACGAGTAAAATGATGCGGCGATGTTGCAAACATACATAACAAATGTTGCGcggggggaagagggagggggtgGGATATGCTGGAATGTCAATTGCGCTGAAGATCACGATCTTAGGTCTAATTGGACGATGTGGATTTATTTCTGCCCGGTCAACCCATAGCTTTGCCCTTTTTTTGAACAAACTTGGAGTTAAAAATTCTTTTTTTTCACAAATACATATATGTGCTCTTTGGGCGCCTGAAAACATTTACGAAGAAATATTTTTATTTGTAGGTAAGACCAGAACGAAAACAAATAAATGGTTCTATAATGGATATACTATCATAGAACCACATTTGTTTTATCTTAAAAATTAAAACATAACTGTAAAGATATGTAGAGAACATCTATATGCAAATGTGGGTTAAAATTTCAACTTCTTTTTTTGGAGAATAAAATTTCAACCTTTTCAGAAACCTATGAATTTGCCTTTTGAATTAACTTTGAAAATCCCATACTCCATGGAGCCACCACACTCCAGCGACCCTACACAGGCACCAAAGGTGGTGTCGACCTAGGATTGCGGCGAAATGACAGTAATTTCACAAGGAGAGTTCAGTGTATGTTGGACCAAGGAAGTCTATGGATAGTGTTAAGATATTCTAATGCAGCTCCCTAAAAAAGGTAAGATGCTCTAAGCTTGTTCAAGAGCCATGAACACAGAAGCATATTTCAGGAATATCAAATCGCCGTACGGAATTGCAGTAAAAGTACCTCATCTGAATTACAACAATGCAAAATAAATATTTGGGCATTGACTCTTATATATTGCGAGCCTTGGGACCTAGATATATATAACTAAATTAAAGAATGCGATCAGCGGAAACTATAATAACACTGACATATTCTAGCATCACGACGCTGTTGATGGTGATTGCACTCTCTATGTGATTGTTTTCTCGGAAACAGCGCTCTCTACATATGTTGTAGCAGCATGCCCTTTAATTTCCCCCTTATTTCCTTTCCTGCATTTCTTTCTTCTCTTCGACAATGCGACGTCAAACTGAAGGCTATAGCAGTAGTTAAAACAGTGGGGTGAGGTGAGCAGTGCACTCTCCAGTCACATCACCAGCATCTGAAGTCGCGGCAAACTGTCAAGATGATGCAGAGGATCAGCAAGACAATGATGCCAAAAGCGATGAGCTTTATCTTCATGTTCTCCCACCACATCTTCTGCCGTATCTTTGTTCCTTGCTTCTTGAAATCTTGTGCCTGCAGGCAGGCAAATATGACCAGATATGTCATGCACCGAGGATGGTGACAGAGGAAAGAAAAGATCGAATCGAGGTGCGTATGAGTATATGATACCTGTGAGCGGAGATCCTCGGTCTTATCGACAAGCAGTTCGATTTTCTCACCACGATCTAGTACCTGATGTACAGGTTGTAAGGAAAAAAGTAAACACGCCGAAGCTTCAGAAATGCCCCGATAGGGATCACTATCAGACTGAAAGTAGAATTGACATGCACCTTTTCAATGTTTTGCATCATCACTCCCTTCACCTCTGAAACCTGAGCCTTCACTTTTGCAAGCTTGTCAATTTCCTCAGGATGCAGGTCACAATACTTCATGTGTTCTTTAAGCTTAGGCCTGGAAAAAGACATCCACTGTAATAGTAACTCA encodes:
- the LOC125552747 gene encoding protein SULFUR DEFICIENCY-INDUCED 2-like; the encoded protein is MVQAGLAQPAPSTGAPAMAAAAAAVHVALKIPSGGGPYARAKHYQLVEKDLDASIAWFWKAIETGDKVDSALKDMAVVMKQRGYLDDAVDAIRSLRHLCPGKQSQESLDNILLDLYKASGRTKEEIELLKHKLRRIYHGQAFPAGKATKRARSHGRKIHVSVQQETSRVLGNLAWAYMQQRNFMAAEAVYRKAQMVEPDANKACNLALCLMEQGRLGDAEGVLADVVAGAFRDGREREHGGGKVVRKAEELLERIRAETGGGGEKEAGEEDGAEADEMAELLDMVARQWAAPYRKSHRRLPVFEEITPFGREQMAC